The Burkholderiales bacterium nucleotide sequence GCAAATTGACCTTGTAAGCGAGCGGGAACTCGCCGGCAAAGGTAACTCCGCCGTCAGTCGCTTCGAGCCGCGCCGCGCCGAGAGACTGAAGTTCCGCTGCCAGCGATTTTTCCAGACCGCGCGGGCAGGATGCAAAGAATTTTTCCATGACCAGCGACGAGTGATGAATTGGAATACTACGACTCAGAACGGCTTGACTACAACCAGGATTACTATTGCAATCAGAATGACAGTGGGAATTTCGTTAACCCAGCGGTAGAATTTCCGGCTGTGGCTCTTGGGGTCGTTCTTGATGTCGATGAGCAGCTTGCCACAAAACATGTGAAAAAGAATCAGCGCGATTACCAGCACTAGTTTCAGATTGAGCCACATGCCGGAAAAGCCGTAACCCAACAGCCAGAAGCCGAAACCCAGCGCCAGCACCGCCGCCGGCGTCATGATGTAGAAATAGAGCTTGCGCTCCATCGTGACGAAGCGCTCGAGGCTGATGGAGTCTTCGGCTGCCGAATGATAAACAAAAAGCCGCGGCAGGTAGAAAAGCCCGGCAAACCACGCCACGACTGAAATAATATGAAAGGCTTTGATCCAGAGCATAAACTTAAATTCCGCAGTTAACCGCCGATACACGCCGATAAATGCCGATAAATGCCGACAAAACAGATTATTTTTCCGGCTGCTGAAATATCTGCGTTCATCTGCGTTAATCGGCGGTTTAGCGAGTTTTTGGGTTTATTTCAGCAGCCGCCGGCGTGTCAATACCAGCGCCACATAAAAGCCGACTGCGCCATATCCGGCAAGAACCAGTATATGCATTAAAGCCCGTTCGGGCACTCGCCCGCTGACTAGCGGCCTTGCCAGTTCTATGGCATGGGTGAGCGGCAGATAGGAGGAGATTTCCCGCAAGAACAGGGGCAACTGGCTTACCGGAAAAAATACCCCGCACAGGAGCACCATCGGGGTGATGAAGAGAGTGAAGTAATACAGGAAAAACTCGTAGCTTGGGCAGACGGAGGTCATTATCAGACCGAAACCGGCGAAGCTCAAGCCGATCAGCACAATGAGCGGGATGAGCAGCAGCATCAGCCAGGAATGCGACAGCCCAAGCGTCCAGATAATCAGGAGAATCGAGATGCCGCTCAAAAAACTCTTGCTGGACGCCCAGACCATTTCGGCAAACAGAACGTCGTCCAGCGTGAGCGGCGCATGCAAAATGGCATCCCAGGTTTTTTGCACGTGCATCCGCGCAAACGCGGAATACAGCGCCTCGAAGCTGGCGGTGTTCATGGTGCTGTAGCAAAGCGTGCCGGAGGCGAGAAAAGTGATATAGGACATGCCGTTGATTTGGGGCAACAGAACGCCGAGGCCGTAACCCAATCCCAACATGTAAAGCAAAGGGTCGGCAAGGTTGCCAAGGATCGAGGGTATGGCAAGTTTTTTCCATACCAGAAAATTACGCCGCCATACTGGAATGAAGCGCAGGCTGATCTGCGGCGGCCGGAAGTATTTGCGGTTCGGCATCACTCGCGCAATTCCCTTCCAGTGAGCTTTAAAAACACATCTTCCAGGCTGGCCGGGCGGTGGAGATAACGCAGGCGGCTTGCGTTCTGCAGGCTGTCAATGAGGGGTTGTGCTTCCCCGGTGTAGCAAAAAACGGTTTCTCCGGTGCGCTCGCAGCGCTGCGCTAATTTTTGCCCGTGTTGTTCCAGCCATTTCTCCACGTCTTCGCCGAAAACCTCCACCACCTGCGCCTCGATGTGTTTTGCAATCAAGTCGCGCGGCGTCCCGCTGGCGATGATGCGCCCATGATCCATGATGCCGATGCGGTTGCACAGCCGCTCCGCCTCGTCCATGAAATGGGTGGTGAGCAAAATCGTTTTGCCCCGGTTCAGGAGTTTCTTCAAACCATCCCAAATCAAATGCCGCGCCTGCGGATCGAGGCCGGTGCTCGGCTCGTCGAGAAAAATCAGGTCGGGATCGTTCACCAGCGCCCGCGCCAGGGTGAGCCGCCGCTTCATGCCGCCGGAAAGAGCGGAGATTTTGGCGTTGGCGCGCGTGGCGAGTCCGGCAAAATCGAGAAGAGCGGGAATGCGCGAGTTGATTACCTGGTCAGGGAGCCCGAAATAACGGCCGTACACCAGCAGGTTTTCGCGCACGGTGAAATCCGGGTCGAGGTTGTCGTGTTGTGGCATGACGCCCACCCGCAGCCGCGCTTGTCTGGCTTGCGGCGGCACCGGGAAACCCAGCATGGAAATCTCGCCCGCATTCGGCTCGTTGAGTCCCAGGCACAGGCGCAAGGTGGTGGTTTTGCCGGCGCCGTTGGGGCCGAGCAGACCGAAGCATTCGCCGCGCTCGATCGAAAGCTCAATCCCGGCTACGACTTCCAGCGCGGCATAGGATTTGCGTAAACCGCGAACGCTCAGGACTTGCATGCGTCGAGTACGATTTGCTTGAGCTGGGTAAGTCGCCCGTGAAAGAAATGCCCAGTGCCGGGCAGCAGGACAATCGGCAGCTGCTGCGGGCGCGCCCAGTTGAGCACGGAGGCCAGTGGCACCACATCGTCTTCTTCGCCGTGAATGACCAGCGTATTTGCCGGAACCGCGCTGATGTCAAAACGCTCTACCGCGGGGGCAATCAACACCAGCTTTTCCGCAGGTAGCCGCGTCATCACGCGCGATTGCACGAAGGCGCCGAAGGAAAAACCGGCAAGCAGGAAAGGCAAATTGCCAAACTCACGCCGGGCGAATCCGGCGACGGCGAGCATGTCTTCGATTTCGCCGCGTCCCTCATCAAAAGCGCCCGCGCTTTTTCCCGCGCCGCGGAAATTGGGGCGCAGCGCGACATATCCCAACTCAACAAAAGTCTTGGCGAGTGTCTGCACCACTTTGTTGTCCAGGGTGCCGCCAAACAGAGGATGAGGATGGGCAATCAGCGCAATGCCCCGGCGCGCTTCAGGAGGATGATCGATGACGGTTTCCAGCTGGCCCGCCGGCCCGTCGATGAACAGTTTGCGCAGGGTGAGGGGATGCAATGCGGCAAAAGCACTCTATATTTTCAGGCGCTCAACAATGCGCCCACGGCAGAGGTGTTGTTCGACAATTTCATCAATGTCGTGTTGGTCGACATAGGTGTACCACACGCCTTCCGGGTAAACCACCAGCACCGGGCCTTCATTGCAGCGGTCCATGCAGCCCGCCTTGTTGATGCGGATTTTACCGGGGCCAGCCAGCTTCAGCGCCTTGATTTTCTCCTTGGCGTAGGTGCGCAAATCATTGGCGTGATGATTGTTGCAGCAGGTTTCGCCGGGCTCGCGCTGATTGCAGCAGAAAAACACATGTCTTTGATAGTGGCTCATGGCACCGGCCGAGTGCAAATGCGACTCAATCTATTATACTCGATGCCGGATTCCCGCGCGGAGTCTTTGCACCAGCAGGTAGAGATAACCGAGCGCGGTAAACGGCCACAGTTCAGCGACAATCCGCGCCAGGCCGGTGAAATTGAGCAAATGCCCGTAATGCCAACTGAACAAATGCAGCGCCAGGCTTGAGCGGGATTCGCCCGCATGCAGGTGGGCGACGAAGATACCCGCCGCCAGCGCAAAAGCACACACCGGAATGATTTGACGAATCGTAAGCAGCAGCGATGCGGCGACGATAAACAAGCCATAACCGATGCCGATGACCGATTCGGCGGTTAGCCACTGCAGCAGCGCTTCCGGCTTCAATAGCGCCGCCGCGGCCAGAAGCTTGATAACAGAGGCTGCCAATAACAGTACAAGCATGGCGATGATGGCCACCCTGGCGGTGCGCATCAGCACCATCAGGAGCAGACCGATGCTCACAAGATTGCACATGACCGAGAGACTGCCCATGAGGCTGAAGCGGTGAGCAATGGAATCCACGCGCTCGGAAAAAAATACGATGCCCAGCAGGGGCAGTGATGGATTCAATTGGCTGACAAACCACAATCCCAGCAGCACCAGTCCCAGATCGCCCAGGCTTCCGTGAATAAACCAGCGGTCGCGGAATTCGGCGAGACGGACTGCAATCAGCCCGCGCACCTCCTCGCGTGCGGCGATGAGTGCGCCGGTGAAGCCTCCCAACCCGTTGGTCAGAATATCCAGAGTGGAGCTGGTGCGGGCTGGCAAATACATTTGCACCGCTTCCATCCCCAGGCTTAGTGTGAATCCACACAGAGTGGAAGCCATCAGTGCGGCCTTGATGCTTAAACGCGATTGCAGCGCCAGCGCTAACAGAAAACCCAGCGGAATATAGGCGAGGAAATTGATGAAAGTGTCGAAGCGCCTGATATGGCGCGACCAGGGCGCTAACAGAAACGACCAGAGGCCCACGGCGGGATCGCGCCAGCCACCGGTAAATGGCGTCAAACTGGCATAGACGATGAGGAGCAGGTAAGCTAGCGCGAGATAAGCGGCGAGCCTGGCGCCGCGCGGACGAGGGACCGATTCATTCGTTGCCAGTGTCGAATCCATTATTGTTTTTTCCGTAAGCCCATTCAGAGCAGTAGCAATGACATTTTATGACATATTTTAATGGCGACGCCGACGGCCTTTGCGCGTTGCACCAGCTTGCTGATTTGTGGTTGATATAAGCAAGGTGCCGTCATCGTTGACACCGTACCGGTTCTCCATATAATTCATTAAGCGTGGCGAATGCGCTATGCAATTTTAGAGGTGGCTGCGTATAAAACTTTTGTCCCGTGTTTAGACTGACAAGCTAAAGGGGAAAATCATGAAAAACATCAAGTTAGGACTGATTATTGCCGCAGGTATCCTGTTAGTGGCGGCATGCGCAACACCGGTATTGAATATCGCCAATGCGCCGCTGCAAACCGGCAGCGGCCAAAAAATATCACTGGATCAGGCAGGCAAAGCCATCACCGCCGCGGGCGCGACCCTGGGCTGGCAAATGGAGACGGTGAGCCTGGGCAATATCGTCGGCACGCTAAAGCTGCGCAGTCATGTTGCGGTTGTGAACATCAGCTACGACACCCAGAGCTACAGCATCAATTACAAAGACAGCGTGCATCTG carries:
- a CDS encoding ATP-binding cassette domain-containing protein, with protein sequence MQVLSVRGLRKSYAALEVVAGIELSIERGECFGLLGPNGAGKTTTLRLCLGLNEPNAGEISMLGFPVPPQARQARLRVGVMPQHDNLDPDFTVRENLLVYGRYFGLPDQVINSRIPALLDFAGLATRANAKISALSGGMKRRLTLARALVNDPDLIFLDEPSTGLDPQARHLIWDGLKKLLNRGKTILLTTHFMDEAERLCNRIGIMDHGRIIASGTPRDLIAKHIEAQVVEVFGEDVEKWLEQHGQKLAQRCERTGETVFCYTGEAQPLIDSLQNASRLRYLHRPASLEDVFLKLTGRELRE
- a CDS encoding alpha/beta hydrolase, producing the protein MHPLTLRKLFIDGPAGQLETVIDHPPEARRGIALIAHPHPLFGGTLDNKVVQTLAKTFVELGYVALRPNFRGAGKSAGAFDEGRGEIEDMLAVAGFARREFGNLPFLLAGFSFGAFVQSRVMTRLPAEKLVLIAPAVERFDISAVPANTLVIHGEEDDVVPLASVLNWARPQQLPIVLLPGTGHFFHGRLTQLKQIVLDACKS
- the hemJ gene encoding protoporphyrinogen oxidase HemJ, producing MLWIKAFHIISVVAWFAGLFYLPRLFVYHSAAEDSISLERFVTMERKLYFYIMTPAAVLALGFGFWLLGYGFSGMWLNLKLVLVIALILFHMFCGKLLIDIKNDPKSHSRKFYRWVNEIPTVILIAIVILVVVKPF
- a CDS encoding (2Fe-2S) ferredoxin domain-containing protein, which gives rise to MSHYQRHVFFCCNQREPGETCCNNHHANDLRTYAKEKIKALKLAGPGKIRINKAGCMDRCNEGPVLVVYPEGVWYTYVDQHDIDEIVEQHLCRGRIVERLKI
- a CDS encoding ABC transporter permease; translation: MPNRKYFRPPQISLRFIPVWRRNFLVWKKLAIPSILGNLADPLLYMLGLGYGLGVLLPQINGMSYITFLASGTLCYSTMNTASFEALYSAFARMHVQKTWDAILHAPLTLDDVLFAEMVWASSKSFLSGISILLIIWTLGLSHSWLMLLLIPLIVLIGLSFAGFGLIMTSVCPSYEFFLYYFTLFITPMVLLCGVFFPVSQLPLFLREISSYLPLTHAIELARPLVSGRVPERALMHILVLAGYGAVGFYVALVLTRRRLLK
- a CDS encoding VanZ family protein, whose product is MDSTLATNESVPRPRGARLAAYLALAYLLLIVYASLTPFTGGWRDPAVGLWSFLLAPWSRHIRRFDTFINFLAYIPLGFLLALALQSRLSIKAALMASTLCGFTLSLGMEAVQMYLPARTSSTLDILTNGLGGFTGALIAAREEVRGLIAVRLAEFRDRWFIHGSLGDLGLVLLGLWFVSQLNPSLPLLGIVFFSERVDSIAHRFSLMGSLSVMCNLVSIGLLLMVLMRTARVAIIAMLVLLLAASVIKLLAAAALLKPEALLQWLTAESVIGIGYGLFIVAASLLLTIRQIIPVCAFALAAGIFVAHLHAGESRSSLALHLFSWHYGHLLNFTGLARIVAELWPFTALGYLYLLVQRLRAGIRHRV